The following are from one region of the Bacillus methanolicus MGA3 genome:
- a CDS encoding YneF family protein, giving the protein MWNLILVGILALLAGVALGFFIARKYMMSYLKKNPPINEQMLKMMMMQMGMKPSQKKINQMMNAMNKQLK; this is encoded by the coding sequence ATGTGGAATCTCATTCTAGTTGGTATACTGGCACTTTTGGCCGGTGTAGCACTAGGATTTTTCATTGCTCGAAAATATATGATGAGCTACTTAAAGAAAAATCCGCCAATTAATGAGCAAATGCTAAAAATGATGATGATGCAGATGGGAATGAAACCGTCACAAAAGAAAATTAATCAAATGATGAACGCCATGAATAAGCAATTGAAATAA